The Streptomyces hundungensis genome contains the following window.
CTGTCACCTGGGCCGGCGTCTACCGAAACAGCACCCTCCCAGGATGGTTCCAAGAGACGGAAGCCGCTCCCGGATGGGGCGCCAAGACGGCCATAACGATCCCATGGGACGGCATCTACCTGGTGTCCGTCATCGGCAATGCCAGGCACAGCGCACAGCCCATTGCGGACGTCCAGTACGTCTACCAGATCGGGGTCTACGGCAACGGTGGCACGGATGCCAAGCCCCTTCTGCTCAGCCAGGGCGGAAACGCACGGACAGGTCACGAGTCGGGGCAGGTCATCAGCGACGTGCTTCCTCTCAAAGCAGGGGACGCGTTGAACGTCCGCTTCTGGGGTGTCAACAGCGCTACGAACTGGGACTCGGGCCGCAGTGATCCAGGGAGCACCACTCGCTGGTGGAACTTCGCGGTCACCTATCTCGGGAGGGGGACCTATGGCAGCGGTGGATGAGAAGTGGACCAGTCGTCAGAAGGTGGACGCGGCCACTATGAATCGGGCCAGTTACACGCCGATTCAGGTACTTGCCAACCCTCCGAGCCTGCGGGCGGCCGGCGTCACCAATGACAACGTGAGCGGGCAAGCACCGATCGTCTGGAAGGAAGCGAGTACCGCAGGCGGGTTCACCACCCAGGATCGGGTGAACTTCAAGCCCCCTGTCTCGGGTCTGTACTGGGTGACTTGTACCGCCACGATGTCCACCCCGGCCACCTGGGACGGACTCACCAATACTGGGACGTTGCTCGTGCAGGTGGGCACGTCTTCAGGGTCTTCGAGCCAGACGCTTTTGAAGGGCTTCACCTCGACCAAGGTGAAGGGCAGCTACCAGGCAGCCCACACATCCGGCCTGGTGATCCTCAACTCCGAGCAGACGATATGGACTTCGATCCAAGGTTACGGCGGGACCTGGACGAAGGCGAAGACCGGAAATCCCGATGAATCTCTCTCTGCGCTTTCCGCAGTTCTAATATCCCCTGACGCGACCAGCTAGTGAGGCCGCATGAGTACAACCACCTTCATATTGGATCTCTTCGGGATCGCAGGAATCTTGGCCACCGTGATTGGTGGCTTTGTCGTTGTCCGGGCAGCCAAGGAAGCCAAGACGGCCGAGGTGTGGAAGGCCGAGGCCGAAGCACAGAAGGCTCGTGCTGACCGCCTCCAGGAGGACCTGACTGAGATCAAGGACCGCCTTGGCCGCATCGAGGAGGAGAACAAGCGCCTCGTGCAGCTGGTCTCCACCATCGACCCCGCCCGGTTGAACATCTTCCGCACCCACTGAACGAACGAACTAACCGGCCCCGGTTAGTTCATGCAGGGGCCGTCCTACTGGGCGGCCCCTTTCCCATGCCCGAAAGGGGGCAACATGAGTCAGGTTTCCAACGTCCTATCCATAGCCAAGGCAGAGGTCGGCTATCAGGCAGAGCGAGCACCAGGCGAGCGTCCCAGCGGTCACCAGAAGTACTCCGGGCAGGTCCCGGGCCTTGAGTGGTCGAACTACCAGCCGTGGTGCGCCACTTGGGTGAGCTGGGTCGCCATGAAGGCCGGCGTCGCTAGCCTCTACCCGCGCACCGCAAGCGTGTGGACCGCGATGCAGTGGTTCAAGCAGCGGTCGCGATGGAGCGAGTTCCCCGCTGTCGGTGCGCAGGTCATCTACGGCACGAGCGGCAGCACGCACACGGGAATCTGTTACGCCTTCGATGAGACGTGGATCTACGTCTACGAGGGGAACACCTCCCTGGAGAACAATGCCAACGGCAACAAGGTGATGGCTCGCCAGCGCCGACGCCGGGACGCCTACGTGCACGGCTACGGCCTGCCCGAGTTCACCGAGGGCATCGTTACCGCGGACCCGTCCAAGAAGGGCCAGGCGGGATACACCTACGCGGCGAAGGCTTCCGGACCGGCCAGCGACACGGACGGCTCGGCGGGCACGACCAAGTACAAGATCAAGAAGGGGCAGACGCTCGCGGGCATCGCCGCCCTCCTGGGCGTGAGCCTCGCTGGCCTCCTGGCGCTCAACCCGCAGATCAAGAACCCGGACGTGATCCACCCTGACCAGGAGATCAACGTCCCGCAGGAGCAGGAAAAGCCGAAGCCTCCGCCCGAGAAGCCGAAGCCCAACCCAGAGCCGTCGAAGCCGCCGACCGAGACCAGCTCTGGCATCTATGTGGTGAAGCCCGGCGACACCCTTGGGTCCATCGCGAACCGACACGGAGTCTCGCTCGCCCAGCTCCTCGCATGGAACCCGAAGTACCAGGCGAATCCCAACCTCGTCGTTGTGGGGCAGGTCGTCTCTCTGAGGGGGAGCACCGCCCCGACCACCTCTCCGCGGCTGACCTCTCTGCCGGCAACCGTCAAGCCGAGCAAGCCGATTGCTCAGCGGCCGGCCAACGCCAAGCACGGCCAGCACTGCGAGTGCTGCGGCCAGCTCGACGGGATCACGAAGGAGCTGCGGGCTATCAAGGCGGAACTCAAGGAGATCAAGGACGCGGTGAAGTCGAAGCCGACTTCTCCTCCGACCCCGGCTCCGAAGCCCGAGCATCCGGCCGAGCCGAAGGTTCCGGCTGAGCCGACATCCCCGGCGCCGGTGCACCCCGAGCAGTCCAAGCCGACCGACATCCCGGTTGTGCCGCAGCAGATCATTCCCACCCCGGCCCCGGAGGTCCACCTTGTTCCGTAATCACATCGTCCGAATCCTGGGTGTCCTTGCGGCATTCACCCCGCTCCTGGTCTCCCTGGTCCCCCAGGTGGACTGGGTGACCCTGATCCCCCTGTCCATCGCCCTCCTGGGTGGTGCCGAGGCAGCCCAGCGCCTGGAGAACCAGAAGACCGCGAATGCGCTCGCTGAGCCCTCCCCGGACCTGGCCGCCGAGCTTGCTCAGGCACGACTTGCGCTCCGAGAGGTCGAACACGCTTCCACCGTGGCGACCGCGAAGGAGTAGACGACACCGCCCGCGAATGAATGAACTAACCGCAGCACAATGGTTGGTACAATGTGGGCACAAAAAATAGCCGGGGCCCCTAGCGGGCCCCGGCCTTTCGCGTTTCTGCTTCTCTATCGAGACAACGAAAGGGCCCCTCCGCTGGATGGGCCCTCACCCCAAAGCTGAGACTACTTGGCGAGGCACCCCAGCTTCACGACCTTCACCGGACGGCCAGCTTCGACCGTTCGCCTGGTTCCGACCGTGGCTCCGATACGCGCTGCCGCGGATTCAACCTCTGCCGACCGCACCCCGAGTTGCCGAAGCACGAACGACCAGGAGACTTCGCCCCCGGCCTCGATCAGAACCTTCCTCAACTGCGTGTCCAACATCAGCCTTCCTCCTCCTCATCCATGTTGATCCAGACACCTCGTGCCCAGCGTCGCGCTAGGGCCGCGTACCGCCCCCGCACGATGCGGTTGGGTCGCCTCTGCGGCATCTGATTTGGGTTCACAGCAGATCAGCCATTGGGTTCTTAGGCGTCTCTTCCTTCTGCCTCACGAGCGCCGCCTTCTTGGCGGGTACCTTCTTGGCAGCCGGCCGCTTGGGCCCTGTGCCGACCGCCCTCTTCCGTGGCGCCGGCCGTTCCCTCTGGGCGGGGACGACTGCGAGCTTCGGCCGCTCCTCGGGCTCCTCCTGGCGCTCGTCCTCGCCTTCCCTCTTGGCATCGGTGAAGCGCACGTACACGGGCCGCGGACCGCCCTTGGCCGCGCCCTGCCTGGTCTCCATCACCACGTCCGGCATCTTCTCGATGGCGGCCGTCAGCGAATCGGCGTTGCCGCGCGTGCCAAGCGACCGCAGGATGAGGGTTCGAGTTGCCTCGCCTCCGAAGCGCTGAAGCGACTCCCGAATGATCTGCTCGACAGACTTCATCTGTCGGCCCGTACCCGACTGAGCCTCGTTGATCAGCTTCTCAGTGCAGGCCATCGAGTACTCGATCATTGCGTGCGCGGCCTTCCAGGCCCGCACAGGAATCATCGTCTTCCGTTCCGCGGCCGTCAGCAGACACGCGATGCGAAGCAGGTTCTCGTCTCCCCGCTCGATGAAGCACGAGACGTTTTCAGGCAGTGCTGCGCAGCGGTCATCGAACTCCAGCCTGTAGGCGTCGTGCATCTTCGCCGCCTCCGGCGACAGCTCCATTTCCCTGACCTTCTCCCGAGCCCACCGGTACGCCTTAGTCAGGGCCGGCGTCTCCTTCACCGCGTCAAGGGGCTTCTTGACGTTCGACGGTAGAGACTTGCTCTGGCTGACCAGAAAGTGTGGGATGCGGTTGAAGGCGCCACCAAGTGCGAACTCAGGCTTGACCAAGGGTGCCCACCGGCCCGGTTGGATGTGGACGTGGTAGCCGAGGAGGGGTACGTCGATCCGCTGCTCCTCCCTCTTCCCTCCCTTACCCTTCGTCGTGTTGACGACAGCTTCGCCGTCCCAAGCGTTAATGAGCTGGTCGTGGTACGTGGCGTCCCGGTTGGCCCTCTTGAGCACCGAGGCCCATTCGCCTTCTGCGATCATTACGCGACCATCCCGACCGTCCTCTGAGGTCAAGGATTCCTGCTCGACCTCGAAGAGGGTCGTCACCAGGGAAGGGCCGCTGCTGATGCCCTTGCGCATCCGCGTGTTGAGAAAGCCACCGATGGACGGGTCAAGGATCGCCCGCGCGGTCCCCAGCGCGAAGCCCTTGCGCCCCACCCTTGATCGGCCCACCAGCGCCGACCAAAAGAGGGTGGGCCGACCGGAGGGTTGGAAAACCTTTCCGGCGACCGCAGCGGACCAGAGCGACAACGTTGCGGCGTACACGCCGATCGGGTCTGCTTCGCTGTGCGGCATCGCCGCCTCGACCGCCTTCCCCAGAGGGCCGTACTGCATCTCCTTGAACGTGCTCATTGATACGTCTCCTCTCAGGCCGCGGCAGCGGCAATCGTGGTGGGGGTGAACAGATCGGCGAAGTACGCAGCGAAGCGGGCAGCGTGCTCCTGGCACAGGTCGTAGGTGTCCGTGCCGACCGTCAGTTCTGTGACTGCCTCGACGCTCAAACCCGTCTTGGCCATGCACCCGTCGCAGGTGATTTGCTCGATCATCTTCCGTGCCATCGTGTGATCCCCTTCCTCCGATGGGCCATGAAGAAGGGGCCGCCGTAGCGGCCCCTCAACAGAGCTGATCGGTTGCGTGTGTGTTAGCTGCGGACCGCGTAGGCGTACCGTCCGAACGCGGTGATCTCGTCGTCGTCGTCGATGAACTCGAAGTTCCGCAACCGGACAGCGGAGGTACCAAGACCGCTGATCTTTCCGCCCTTGCCGGTCGGGCGGTCGCCGGTCATCTGACCGAGCACGTTCAGGTTGAAGGCGGTCAGAGTGTGTACGCGCTCAAGGAGCGTCATGTCCTCGATGCGATTGGTGCGTTCGCAGCCGGACCCCGTGCGCTTGTGCCACCTCTTCTCGTGGCCCTCGGGAGCGGGCAGCGCCTCGTAGTGCTTGGCTGCCTCTTCCTCGCTCTCGATGACATCAGCGCGCGAAATCGTGGCCGGAGTGGCGACCGCAGCAGAGCCATCCATTGCCTTGAGGTAGGCAACCTGGATGGACTCGGGGACGCGGCCTCGGTCGTTGACCTCGTAACCGTGCTCTCGCGCCCAAGCCCTCACCGAGGACGTGACCGAGGTCTTCCTGGGCCTGGCGGTCGTCAAACCGCCGGCCTGCCCCTGGGTCCTCCGGCCGGCCGCCATGTACGGGGCCAGGAGCGTACGGAGCTCCGCCTCGTTCTCTCCCGTCAAGTCGATCTCGAACGATGCTCCGTCGAGTCCGAACGTGATGGTCCGGATGGTGCCGGGCTCGGCACTCTCCGTGCCGTCGAGGTCGTCAACGTGAACAACGAGAACCTTGCGCGCCATGATTGAACTGCCTTTCTGTATAGGTGTGTTGGTGTGACCGACAGGCCATGGAAAAGGCCCCAACCGAAGTTGGGGCCAGACCAAAGCCCTACGGGCTAGCGGGCGGTGGGGGCGCTCACCGCCGGTTCCCCCGGTAGATGTCGCCTTCTATGTAGGTGATCGCCGATCCATCCGGCGCCTGCATCGCGTAGTAGTAGTCCGCCTCCGCCCACAGGAACGACCACCCTGCGGCAAGGAGGGCGTCGTACACGGTCTCGTCGCCGCCAGACCCGTGGAAGAACCCATCCCCTACACACGATTCGCTTGCCAGGATGCGGATCACGTCGTCCGCTCCCTTAGCGCTCTCCAGCTCCTTGAGCTGCGCGTCGATCAGCTTCCAGAACCCGTCAAACATCTTCAGCATCCCTTTCGTGGATACAACAAAGGCCGGGAAGCATCCCGGCCTTGGCCTTGCGAACCGACTAGCCTTCAACCGGCCGTCCTGCTAGATCCCCAACTGTTCTGCGGATGTACTTCCAAGCGTCCAGAGGTCACAGTGATCACCTGGTTCGATCCGGCCTTACGCACCTTGTAGCGGCCGTCCGGGCGACGCCTCTGGACTCGTCCGGCCGTCAGCACCGACCCGTCACCCCTCTTGATGAAGACGTAATCGCCCTTCGCGTAGGTCACAGCCCCACCTCTTCCGGCTTGGCCTTGAAGAAGTTCATGAACAGGGCTTTGATCCGCGTGCGACGCGCCCACCGATCAGGCTGGTTAAGAGTGCCAGGAATTACTTGGAGCGCACGCTCGATCAAGAGGTGCGGTGAGCGTCTGCGGATATGCACGGCACACCGCCGACAGGCGGACCACGGCTCCGAGAACTCGTGGATGGACAGACCGTCAAACATCACGATCATTTTTTCAGTCTCGAACGCGGTCACGGGGTGGTCCGACGAGCAGAAGTCACAGACCCCCCGAAGCCGGCCGGGGTCTGGGGGTACCGGCACAGGCACGTGGTCCCACTCCACCCCGACCCAAGCGGGATGCCTGTACTCAACCTCCCGTGAGATGAACAGCATGAAGGGGTCAAGCGGAATACAGCAGGTGTCACACATCCTCGGTTCGAACATCACGCCACCGCCCGCATGTCCGCGATGACCTCGCGTCTGGCGTGGACGTAGGACTCGGAGGCACGACGAACGAGGACGGCCAAGACCATCGGCTTGTCGTGGAAACGGGAGCGGCCGACCTGCTCGCCAATGGCGTGGAACAGGTGGGATATCGCTCGCATGCGGATCACCGGGTCATCGAGATGGGCAACACTTGCCGCCGTGCACAGCACGGAGTTCTCAAGCTCGATGAAGTCATTGGTCTTGCTCACTTGCTGTCCCCGATGCTCCACGCGTTGAACTGCCCCTGCACGTTTGCCATCACATACGTCATGGTCATTTCGTCGCGCCAGTACTCGGGGCGGCTTGCCTTGCCGATCCAGTACAGGTCGCGGGCTGTAAGGAAAAACGACCCGTCAGAGTCGGCTGCCGCTACGGACTGGGAGGCGTCCCACAAGCCGTCCGCTGCCTGCTTCGTTGTGCTGGCCCGCCGAGCGGCCGCAAGCGCGCCATTGAGGCAATCTCGCGATCCATCTGCGAGCGTGAAGCGAATCTTTTCCTGGGCGGTCATCATTCGTTCCTTCCTGTTGAGCTCTAGGGGTGTCCTAGAAGCTCGAAACCAGGGGCTCACATCCCAACTTGAGCCCCTGATGTCCAGCCGCTAAGCGTCAGTAGTTGCTCACGAAGTGCCAGGTACCGGCGCCCTCGTAGAGGGCGGTCACCTCGCAATTGAGCAGTCGGTCAAGCGCCTCGCTACGGGCGATGGCCCGCATGTGGCCCCGGTATTGCTGCGGTAGCTCCTCCCAGAAGTGGTCTTCCTCCGCGAGGATGTAGGCCGCATAGGCGTTCACTTCCCCGCTCTCTTCTGCCACGCTCCCGATGTAGTGACCCTGGCACGTCTCCAAGAGATCTTGCGCGTCCACCTGTCCATGGAAGTGCGCGACCACCACGGCAGGGAAATCGTCCAGTGCAAGGGCAATGGCGTTGAGGTCATCCAGGGACTCGTACTCTCCGAGGTCCAGGCCCCCGAAGCCGTCGTAATCATGAATCGCGTACTCTTCCGCACCCGGTATCGGAGACCGCTCCAACATGAGCCGAATCTCATGGCCGATGCTGTCCGGGTCCTGGGTGGCGTCGATCCACTCACCGTGCAAGATGCCGTTGTTGTATGCGGCGAGGCAGGCCGCGTATATCTGCTGCATGGGTTAGCTCCGTTCCTTGCGTACGTCGTGAAGCGGAATGATTGCGGGAGCCGTGATGTCGTGCGGCTGCACACCTTTGCCCACCGAGTACCAGTCCTGAACGACCACGTGAGTGATGTTGGCGCGCTTCATTTTTGGTTCGCCGTAGACAACGCCGATGATCTTTCCTCGCGACCAGCGGCGTACGTGACGGGTCCTGTACTGAACCCAAATCCCGATCTCGACGGCGGCCGGGGCCATCAGATCCACCCCGTCCACCACGAGCGGACCTCTTCGGGGTCCTCGTCGTAGCACTCCTGGATCACTTCGTCCAAGGTGTAATGCGGGTTCTCCAAGAGGGTCATGACCGCGTTTACAACGATGTTCATCAAGTCCGTGTCGCGTTCGCTCCCGAGTTCATCGTTCACCAGGTCTACGCCGTTGTTGACCGCATTGGAGATGTCCTCTCGGGTCCACACGTAGACAGGTTCACGTATGTCCCCTCCCCTGTCTCCGGCCACCGCCGCCGCGCGCTCGCCCATCTTCACCACGTCGGAACCGATTACGCGGATGATTTCTTGAGTTGTCGTCATTGAGTTCACTCTCCGTCTCGAACGAGGGGGGCATGTCCGTGCTGAATCGCAACGTGATTGAGGTAGGCCGCCGCACCTTCACCGAAGGTTTCAACCGCCAAGCGGTCAGCTTCATCAGAGGCATCAGACGCGCAGGGGGCCGATACGTGGAACACAACTGGATCGTCTTGACCGCCGCTTACGTCGTCGGCTCCTGACTCCCACCAGTCCGATTCCCAGTCCATGACGACCGTGTACGGACGGTCACCCCCCAAGCCGGCTTGGGCCTGGGCCTGGAACTCCCCCAGGAGTGCTCGCAGCAGCTCGCGATGGTCCGGGCCGCTTCCCTTCATGCGCCACTGGAACTCGTGCCACTTGATGCGTTCAATCGCATCACGGAGCACCTTGGCCGACACCGATTCATTGACCTTCATCACTTGTCATCCTTGGCAGTCACCTTGTCTACGATCGAGTCCTGGACGTCGTCCAGATACTTGGCTTCTTCTGCGGAAGAGAGCTCACCCCAGAACTCGTAGGCCGCATCCTGTGCCGCCTGTTCATCCTCCGCCTTGATTTCGAACCGGTAGGTGGCTGTCTGGTAGATCTCAATTGCATACGTCTGCATGTCAGCGCCCCGCAATCAGTACGCCGTTATCGGTAATCCGGGCGGCGCCTGTCAGGAATCCGTTGTCATCTCCGTAGCCGTTAAAGCTCATCCAAACCCCCACGTGATTGCCCTTGACGTAGTCCACGGTTCCCCGATAAACACCGGCCGCACGACGGCTGTACGGGCACGCGGGAAGCGCCACCTGCACACGCTTTCCAATCCGAAACTCCTTCATGTCAATCTCTGTGATGTGTCGAGTCGTCATCACGCCTCACCTTTCCTGTGTTCACTCTCTTCGGTTCTGAGAGCCCATAGACAAGCTCACATTCCAACTTGTGAGCCTGCCTAAAGTCGCTCAGTCTTTGATCCCACGGACTCGCATCGTGTGATGCGGGTCGCTCAGCTCCCAATCACCGTGGCCGTCGCAGTACGCCGTAGACAGCCAACGGCGGTCGCCATAGCGCTCCGTATCAATCCAGCGAGTTGCCACGTTCATACAGCCAAGCGTTCGGCAACCGATACGGCCATCCAAGAGCGCCCCCGTGTGCTGGATCCCGCCCCTGTTCGTCTGCTTTCCCATGTCAGATACCCAGCTTTGCGCCGCCGTGCGGCCAGCGCACCGGATAGCACGTCTCACAGCCGCGCTGTGTATCTCGGAGATCAGACACCGTCGGGTAGAGGCTCATGTGCCGGAGTCCATCAATGTAGTTCGGAATGCATTCACATTCCCCCGCTTGCTCACTCTCAGCACAGTCCCAGCAAACACGATCACTCAGGTATTCACCCGTCTTGATCCATGCAGAACAGTCCATGCACCGACTGTATTCAAGCTTCGCCAAAGCTTCTTCAACGTCGCAGAATGAACAGTTCGAGCAATACGGCACTTCATCCATTTCCCGGATCACGTCGGAGGCTTCTACCCCTTCGGGCAGGGTGTAGAGATCATCAATCAGAGAACAAGCGTTATCCCATTCAAGTTCGGACATTCGCTCATCATCAAGGATTGGGTAATCTGCGAGGCTGCTTCCGATGCTGCGGGCAATCTCGCGCCCTGCACGGTTCGATGCATCCCACACGATCCAGCCGCGCCATTCGAACGTTTCAACACCGGCACTCTTGAAGGCGGCGCGAGTAGCTTCCGCATTGACCCGGATTCGAGTCTCACGGCAGTCGCAGTTGTAGTACCAGCCATCGGTCCAGTCTTCCAATGGTTCTCCGGTTCCGTCGTCAACCAATCCGAAACCTGCCCACGCGAAGTCACGGGCGGCGTCCGCCATGTCTTCCAGTACGCTCCTAGAGCTGTATCCCCTATCGCGCTCCGCAAATTCCTTGGCGAAGTCGCTGAACTTAATGTCAATGATTGCGCCACTCATTGCATTTACCTTTCGCTTGACTTC
Protein-coding sequences here:
- a CDS encoding DUF3987 domain-containing protein, encoding MSTFKEMQYGPLGKAVEAAMPHSEADPIGVYAATLSLWSAAVAGKVFQPSGRPTLFWSALVGRSRVGRKGFALGTARAILDPSIGGFLNTRMRKGISSGPSLVTTLFEVEQESLTSEDGRDGRVMIAEGEWASVLKRANRDATYHDQLINAWDGEAVVNTTKGKGGKREEQRIDVPLLGYHVHIQPGRWAPLVKPEFALGGAFNRIPHFLVSQSKSLPSNVKKPLDAVKETPALTKAYRWAREKVREMELSPEAAKMHDAYRLEFDDRCAALPENVSCFIERGDENLLRIACLLTAAERKTMIPVRAWKAAHAMIEYSMACTEKLINEAQSGTGRQMKSVEQIIRESLQRFGGEATRTLILRSLGTRGNADSLTAAIEKMPDVVMETRQGAAKGGPRPVYVRFTDAKREGEDERQEEPEERPKLAVVPAQRERPAPRKRAVGTGPKRPAAKKVPAKKAALVRQKEETPKNPMADLL
- a CDS encoding antirestriction protein ArdA, which gives rise to MQQIYAACLAAYNNGILHGEWIDATQDPDSIGHEIRLMLERSPIPGAEEYAIHDYDGFGGLDLGEYESLDDLNAIALALDDFPAVVVAHFHGQVDAQDLLETCQGHYIGSVAEESGEVNAYAAYILAEEDHFWEELPQQYRGHMRAIARSEALDRLLNCEVTALYEGAGTWHFVSNY
- a CDS encoding LysM peptidoglycan-binding domain-containing protein: MSQVSNVLSIAKAEVGYQAERAPGERPSGHQKYSGQVPGLEWSNYQPWCATWVSWVAMKAGVASLYPRTASVWTAMQWFKQRSRWSEFPAVGAQVIYGTSGSTHTGICYAFDETWIYVYEGNTSLENNANGNKVMARQRRRRDAYVHGYGLPEFTEGIVTADPSKKGQAGYTYAAKASGPASDTDGSAGTTKYKIKKGQTLAGIAALLGVSLAGLLALNPQIKNPDVIHPDQEINVPQEQEKPKPPPEKPKPNPEPSKPPTETSSGIYVVKPGDTLGSIANRHGVSLAQLLAWNPKYQANPNLVVVGQVVSLRGSTAPTTSPRLTSLPATVKPSKPIAQRPANAKHGQHCECCGQLDGITKELRAIKAELKEIKDAVKSKPTSPPTPAPKPEHPAEPKVPAEPTSPAPVHPEQSKPTDIPVVPQQIIPTPAPEVHLVP